GGTGCGACCATCGCTGGCATAAAGGCTGCCATGGCCTTCGGTGAACACTTCGTCGATGTACTTTTTCACCGTCCACGGCGCGCCCATCCACCAGCCCGGCATCTGATAAATGATCACGTCGGCCCAGAGGAATTTCGTGACCTCTTCGGCAATGTCGTAACCCTCGTCGATGAAGGTGGTCTTGACGTCGACACCGCCACGATCCAGCACGCTCAGCGCCGCTTCGTGCAGGGTGGTGTTGTAGCGACCGTCGGAGTGGGCGAATTTTTTACCGCCATTGAGCAACAGCACTTTTTTCATGAGAGAGCCTCGGTCGGATTCCGATGCGCAGCGCAGAGCGCTGGATGGAGAAGGGGAAAAATTGAATGGCGGCAGATTAGCGATCCGCCTCGCGCGGAATAAGCACCGGTTGCGCAAAATTCATTTGAGTAAAACGCACGAATCGAATGCCGATTGTTGCCTTAGGATTGGTCGCCATCTGAATCTGAGGAGTTTTTTGCGATGAGCGAACGCCAGGGTTTCATCCTGCACGCCAAGACCCGCCCGGAAAAAGCCGAGGCCTTCGAAGCGTTTTTCCGCGCCTACGTTGAACCCAGCCGCGCGGAACCCGGCTGCATCGAGTACCACATGCTGCGCGACAAGGAAGATCCGAGCCTGTTCATCTTCTACGAGATCTGGGAAACCCAGGCGCATCTGGACGTGCACTCGAACCTGCCGCACATGCAGCGGTTTCTCGCTCAGCGCATGGAGTATCTGGAGCGGGATTTCGACATCCGCCCGATCGACATGCTCAGCGATTCGTCCGCTAGCCGCTGATCAACAGATGGGCGCCTAGCGCGCCCAGACCGATGAAGAACACTCGCTTGAACAGCACGGCGCTGATGCGCTGGCGCAGCGATTGGCCGAGCAGCATGCCGAGCACCGCCGGGATCAGCGCCAGCAGCGAAGCG
The sequence above is a segment of the Pseudomonas sp. HS6 genome. Coding sequences within it:
- a CDS encoding NAD(P)H-dependent oxidoreductase; this encodes MKKVLLLNGGKKFAHSDGRYNTTLHEAALSVLDRGGVDVKTTFIDEGYDIAEEVTKFLWADVIIYQMPGWWMGAPWTVKKYIDEVFTEGHGSLYASDGRTRSDSSQKYGSGGLIQGKQYMLSLTWNAPQQAFDDPTDFFEAKGVDAVYFPFHKANEFLGMTGLPTFLCVDVMKRPNIEADVARYEQHLTEVFGLKA
- a CDS encoding putative quinol monooxygenase — protein: MSERQGFILHAKTRPEKAEAFEAFFRAYVEPSRAEPGCIEYHMLRDKEDPSLFIFYEIWETQAHLDVHSNLPHMQRFLAQRMEYLERDFDIRPIDMLSDSSASR